Proteins co-encoded in one Brassica oleracea var. oleracea cultivar TO1000 chromosome C4, BOL, whole genome shotgun sequence genomic window:
- the LOC106340880 gene encoding laccase-2, producing the protein MAMWVLHYLLVTFLITITYGIDAASAGIARHYTFHIQLKNITRLCKTKTIVAVNGKFPGPKVTAREGDNLQIKVVNHVSNNISIHWHGIRQLRSGWADGPSYVTQCPIQTGQSYVYNFTIIGQRGTLWWHAHIQWMRATVYGPLIILPKLHQPYPFPKPYKQVPIIFGEWFNADPQAVVQQALQTGAGPNASDAHTFNGLPGPLYNCSTKETYKLVVKPGKTYLLQLINAALDDELFFIIANHTLTVVEADASYVKPFQTNIVLLGPGQTTNVLLKTKPIYPNATFYMLARPYFTGQGTIDNTTVAGILKYHHKPTSNHFNSSKNLPVIKPSLPPINSTSYAANFTKMFRSLANSRFPANVPKIVDKKFFFTVGLGTNPCPKNQTCQGPTNTTKFAAAINNVSFILPNTTSLLQSYFSGMSKKVFTTNFPSTPVFPFNYTGVPPNNTMVSRGTKVVVLKYNTTVELVLQGTSILGIETHPIHLHGYNFYVVGQGFGNFDPTRDPKQYNLADPVERNTINVPSGGWVAIRFLADNPGVWFMHCHIEIHLSWGLTMAWVVLDGDLPNQKLPPPPSDFPKC; encoded by the exons ATGGCTATGTGGGTTTTGCATTATCTTCTTGTGACATTTCTGATCACCATAACTTACGGCATCGACGCAGCATCTGCAGGAATCGCTCGACACTACACCTTCCAT ATTCAACTTAAAAACATCACACGATTATGCAAGACAAAAACAATTGTGGCAGTCAACGGAAAATTTCCAGGACCGAAGGTTACTGCAAGAGAAGGAGATAATCTTCAGATCAAAGTTGTTAATCATGTATCCAATAACATTTCCATACACTG GCATGGGATCCGGCAGCTAAGGAGCGGATGGGCGGATGGACCGTCGTATGTGACACAATGTCCAATTCAGACGGGACAAAGTTATGTTTACAACTTCACGATTATTGGACAAAGAGGAACCTTGTGGTGGCATGCACACATTCAATGGATGAGAGCCACCGTGTACGGACCATTGATCATTCTCCCTAAACTCCACCAACCTTATCCTTTTCCCAAACCCTACAAACAAGTCCCTATAATCTTTG GTGAGTGGTTTAATGCTGATCCTCAAGCAGTGGTACAACAAGCTCTTCAGACCGGTGCAGGTCCAAATGCGTCAGATGCTCATACTTTTAATGGGTTACCAGGCCCATTATATAATTGCTCCACAAAAG AAACATACAAGTTGGTTGTGAAACCTGGAAAGACATATCTACTACAACTGATCAATGCTGCACTCGATGATGAACTCTTCTTTATCATAGCCAATCACACATTGACAGTGGTTGAAGCTGACGCAAGCTACGTTAAACCATTCCAAACAAACATTGTTCTTCTCGGTCCGGGACAAACCACCAACGTTCTACTCAAAACCAAACCTATTTACCCGAATGCAACCTTCTACATGCTAGCAAGACCTTACTTCACGGGCCAAGGAACAATCGATAATACAACCGTCGCAGGGATTCTCAAATACCATCACAAACCTACTTCAAACCATTTTAACTCTTCTAAAAACCTTCCTGTTATTAAACCTTCTCTACCTCCTATCAACAGTACGAGCTATGCAGCGAACTTTACAAAAATGTTTAGAAGTTTGGCAAATTCTAGATTCCCGGCAAACGTTCCAAAAATCGTGGATAAGAAGTTTTTCTTTACGGTCGGTTTAGGAACCAACCCTTGTCCTAAAAACCAGACCTGCCAAGGACCAACTAATACCACAAAATTTGCAGCAGCTATCAACAATGTGTCTTTCATCTTACCAAACACTACTTCTTTATTACAATCATACTTCTCTGGCATGTCTAAGAAAGTTTTCACAACCAATTTCCCAAGTACCCCTGTTTTCCCATTTAATTACACCGGCGTGCCACCAAACAACACAATGGTCTCAAGAGGGACCAAAGTCGTGGTCTTGAAGTACAACACGACTGTCGAATTGGTCTTGCAGGGCACTAGCATCTTGGGTATCGAGACACACCCTATTCATCTTCATGGCTACAACTTTTATGTGGTAGGTCAAGGCTTTGGTAATTTTGACCCGACCCGTGACCCAAAACAGTATAACCTAGCTGACCCGGTTGAACGAAACACTATTAATGTCCCCTCTGGTGGTTGGGTTGCTATCCGCTTCCTCGCTGATAACCCTG GTGTGTGGTTCATGCATTGCCACATTGAGATTCATTTGAGTTGGGGTTTGACCATGGCTTGGGTGGTTCTGGATGGAGACCTTCCAAATCAGAAGCTACCTCCTCCTCCCTCGGATTTCCCTAAATGTTGA